The following are from one region of the Streptomyces tuirus genome:
- a CDS encoding dihydrofolate reductase family protein, whose protein sequence is MRKLTYYIACSIDGFIGDPSGDGTAMIRFVDEEFLDYFREEYPEAVPTHGRRALGMDDLPNKRFDTIIQGRGSYDLALKEGITSPYAHLREYVASSTLTESPDPNVEIIADDLVGKVRELKAEDSEFGIYLCGGATVAGELLDEVDELVIKTYPMVYGAGMPMFGSGVAISDFTLESVRTFGNGAVVRTYSRKR, encoded by the coding sequence TTGCGAAAGCTCACGTACTACATCGCCTGCTCCATCGACGGCTTCATCGGTGACCCGAGCGGCGACGGAACGGCGATGATCCGCTTCGTCGACGAGGAGTTCCTCGACTACTTCCGCGAGGAGTATCCCGAGGCCGTGCCCACCCATGGCCGCCGTGCCCTGGGCATGGACGACCTGCCGAACAAGCGGTTCGACACGATCATCCAGGGGCGGGGCAGCTACGACCTCGCCCTGAAGGAGGGCATCACCAGCCCCTACGCCCACCTGCGCGAATACGTCGCCTCCAGCACCCTGACGGAGTCGCCCGACCCGAACGTCGAGATCATCGCGGACGACCTGGTCGGCAAGGTCCGCGAACTGAAGGCGGAGGACAGCGAGTTCGGCATCTACCTGTGCGGCGGCGCGACGGTCGCCGGCGAACTGCTCGACGAGGTCGACGAACTCGTCATCAAGACCTACCCCATGGTGTACGGCGCGGGCATGCCGATGTTCGGCTCCGGGGTCGCGATCTCGGACTTCACCCTGGAGTCGGTGCGCACGTTCGGCAACGGCGCGGTGGTGCGCACGTACAGCAGGAAGCGCTGA
- a CDS encoding LITAF-like zinc ribbon domain-containing protein, with the protein MGSERHVCPACGQPVETVVRRHKTLGTWVPLWVAGPCRNPECGAYDAEGAAGGDTGHGDSREGDQGTRPPEGTRPPEGTRPPEGTRPPEGDLPPEGGRPAGDTAPPATSPPEPAPGETAAEKS; encoded by the coding sequence ATGGGCAGCGAACGACACGTCTGTCCGGCCTGCGGACAGCCAGTGGAAACAGTCGTCCGGCGTCACAAGACGCTGGGCACCTGGGTCCCGCTCTGGGTGGCGGGCCCGTGCCGCAACCCCGAGTGCGGGGCCTACGACGCGGAAGGCGCCGCCGGTGGTGACACCGGCCACGGCGACAGCCGTGAGGGCGACCAGGGCACCCGGCCACCGGAAGGCACCCGGCCACCGGAAGGCACCCGGCCACCGGAAGGCACCCGGCCCCCAGAAGGCGACCTGCCCCCGGAAGGCGGCCGGCCCGCCGGGGACACCGCCCCGCCTGCCACGAGCCCGCCCGAACCGGCCCCGGGAGAAACCGCCGCGGAAAAGTCCTGA
- a CDS encoding YciI family protein — protein sequence MKYLVMVQGTQADYDAMRGKASPDSPAWSEEELQTMFAYMGAINDDLAESGELVDGQGLAEPAQTRHVTLGDDGKAVITDGPYGETKELLAGYWVLECESLERVTEIADRVARCPQPAGAPDYPVVIRPIMDGSGDI from the coding sequence ATGAAGTACCTGGTCATGGTGCAGGGCACACAGGCGGACTACGACGCCATGCGCGGCAAGGCGTCCCCGGACTCCCCGGCCTGGAGCGAGGAGGAGCTGCAGACCATGTTCGCCTACATGGGTGCCATCAACGACGACCTGGCCGAGAGCGGCGAGCTCGTCGACGGGCAGGGCCTGGCCGAGCCGGCACAGACCCGGCACGTCACCCTCGGTGACGACGGCAAGGCCGTGATCACCGACGGGCCGTACGGCGAGACCAAGGAGCTGCTGGCCGGCTACTGGGTCCTGGAGTGCGAGAGTCTGGAGCGGGTCACGGAGATCGCCGACCGCGTCGCCCGCTGCCCCCAGCCGGCCGGCGCGCCCGACTACCCGGTCGTGATCCGCCCGATCATGGACGGTTCCGGGGACATCTGA
- a CDS encoding RNA polymerase sigma factor, whose protein sequence is MRSTPEIEDLLRADAPQVLGALVRRYGHFDAAEDAVQEALLAAAGQWPDEGVPGNPRGWLIKVASRRLTDTLRSDQARRQREERAAALAPRDAFTAPPPGERAPRDDDTLSLLFLCCHPDLSPPAQIALTLRAVGGLTTAEIARAYLVPEATMAQRVSRAKQKVRGVRFGRPDRWEQRLPSVLQTLYLIFNEGYTATSGAALQRRDLAGEAVRLTRTVHRLLPGDCEVTGLLALMLLTDARREARSGPHGELIPLDEQDRDRWDRAAIDEGVALITAALSRGRPGPFQLRAAIAAVHDEASSPEATDWAEILGLYDVLVGLVPGPVERLNRAVAVAMVHGPRAGLTEVDSLADELKGHRLDAVRGHLLERAGEPEAARAAYESAAAQTLSLPEQRYLRARAARLGD, encoded by the coding sequence GTGAGAAGCACACCCGAGATCGAGGACCTGCTGCGCGCCGACGCGCCGCAGGTCCTCGGTGCGCTGGTCAGACGGTACGGACACTTCGACGCCGCCGAGGACGCCGTACAGGAGGCGCTGCTCGCGGCCGCCGGGCAGTGGCCCGACGAGGGCGTGCCCGGCAATCCGCGCGGCTGGCTGATCAAGGTCGCCTCGCGGCGGCTCACCGACACCCTGCGCAGCGATCAGGCCCGGCGGCAGCGCGAGGAGCGGGCGGCCGCGCTCGCGCCCCGCGACGCCTTCACGGCGCCGCCGCCGGGGGAGCGGGCGCCCCGCGACGACGACACGCTCTCGCTGCTGTTCCTGTGCTGCCACCCGGATCTGTCGCCGCCCGCGCAGATCGCGCTCACGCTGCGCGCCGTGGGCGGTCTGACCACGGCGGAGATCGCCCGGGCGTACCTCGTCCCGGAGGCGACCATGGCGCAGCGCGTCAGCCGCGCCAAGCAGAAGGTGCGGGGTGTGCGCTTCGGCCGCCCGGACCGCTGGGAACAACGGCTGCCGTCCGTCCTGCAGACCCTCTACCTGATCTTCAACGAGGGCTACACGGCCACTTCCGGCGCCGCCCTGCAGCGCCGTGATCTCGCGGGCGAGGCCGTGCGGCTGACCCGTACCGTCCACCGGCTGCTGCCCGGCGACTGCGAGGTGACCGGCCTGCTCGCGCTGATGCTGCTCACCGACGCCCGGCGCGAGGCGCGCAGCGGCCCGCACGGCGAGCTGATCCCTCTCGACGAACAGGACCGCGACCGCTGGGACCGCGCCGCGATCGACGAGGGCGTCGCGCTCATCACCGCGGCCCTGTCCCGGGGCCGCCCGGGGCCGTTCCAACTGAGGGCCGCGATCGCCGCCGTGCACGACGAGGCAAGCTCACCCGAGGCGACCGACTGGGCCGAGATCCTCGGCCTGTACGACGTCCTCGTCGGCCTGGTCCCCGGCCCGGTCGAGCGCCTGAACCGCGCGGTCGCCGTCGCCATGGTCCACGGCCCGCGCGCGGGCCTGACCGAAGTGGATTCCCTGGCCGATGAGTTGAAGGGCCACCGGCTGGACGCCGTACGAGGTCATCTCCTGGAGCGCGCGGGCGAGCCCGAAGCCGCCCGGGCCGCCTACGAGTCGGCGGCCGCACAGACCCTCAGCCTGCCCGAGCAGCGCTATCTCCGGGCCCGGGCGGCGCGGTTGGGCGACTAA
- a CDS encoding inorganic phosphate transporter, with product MDHITFLVAAVIVTALAFDFTNGFHDTANAMATSIATGALAPRTAVLISGVLNVVGAFLSTEVAKTVSGGIVDDTLVSPGMIFAGLVGAILWNLLTWLIGLPSSSSHALFGGLIGAVWVGAGSQGVNVEKVVEKVLVPAVASPIVAGVAALLATHLAYRLTDRARGDSVTKGFRIGQIASASLVSLAHGTNDAQKTMGVITLTLISAGALGHHAGPPLWVIASAALAIGLGTYLGGWRIIRTMGKGLTEIQSPQGFAAETASTTVILTSAHLGFALSTTQVASGSILGAGLGRRLAEVRWGVAVRMAVAWTVTLPAAALVGGLAAAVVQNGGDLGTAVVALVGVALAAGIVVLSRRNPVHARNVNDAHEAGITAERPAKVGTAA from the coding sequence ATGGATCACATCACGTTCCTCGTGGCGGCCGTCATCGTCACGGCGCTCGCCTTCGACTTCACCAACGGATTCCACGACACGGCGAACGCGATGGCCACATCCATCGCCACCGGCGCGCTCGCACCCCGTACAGCGGTCCTGATCAGCGGTGTCCTCAACGTCGTCGGTGCCTTCCTGTCCACGGAGGTCGCCAAGACCGTCTCGGGCGGCATCGTGGACGACACCCTCGTCTCCCCGGGCATGATCTTCGCGGGACTGGTCGGCGCGATTCTGTGGAATCTGCTGACCTGGCTGATCGGCCTGCCCTCGAGCTCCTCGCACGCCCTGTTCGGCGGTCTGATCGGGGCCGTGTGGGTCGGAGCGGGCAGCCAGGGCGTCAACGTCGAGAAGGTCGTGGAGAAGGTGCTGGTGCCCGCGGTGGCCTCGCCGATCGTGGCCGGTGTCGCCGCGCTGCTCGCCACCCACCTCGCCTACCGGCTCACCGACCGGGCCCGGGGGGACTCCGTCACCAAGGGGTTCCGCATCGGCCAGATCGCCTCCGCCTCGCTGGTCTCCCTCGCCCACGGCACGAACGACGCGCAGAAAACCATGGGTGTCATCACCCTCACCCTGATCTCGGCGGGTGCGCTCGGCCACCACGCCGGCCCGCCGCTGTGGGTCATCGCGTCCGCGGCCCTCGCCATCGGCCTGGGCACCTACCTGGGCGGCTGGCGGATCATCCGCACCATGGGCAAGGGCCTCACCGAGATCCAGTCGCCGCAGGGCTTCGCCGCCGAGACCGCCTCCACGACCGTCATCCTGACCTCCGCCCACCTCGGCTTCGCCCTGTCCACCACCCAGGTGGCCTCGGGCAGCATCCTCGGCGCGGGGCTCGGCCGCCGGCTCGCGGAGGTCCGCTGGGGCGTCGCCGTCCGGATGGCGGTCGCCTGGACGGTCACCCTGCCCGCCGCGGCGCTGGTCGGGGGTCTGGCCGCCGCCGTCGTGCAGAACGGCGGGGACCTTGGCACGGCGGTCGTCGCGCTGGTCGGCGTGGCCCTCGCGGCGGGCATCGTGGTCCTCTCGCGCCGCAACCCGGTGCACGCGCGCAACGTCAACGACGCGCACGAGGCCGGCATCACCGCCGAGCGGCCGGCCAAGGTCGGCACGGCCGCGTGA
- the sodN gene encoding superoxide dismutase, Ni, whose amino-acid sequence MLSRLFAPKVKVSAHCDLPCGVYDPAQARIEAESVKAVQEKMAANDDPHFQARATVIKEQRAELAKHHVSVLWSDYFKPPHFEKYPELHQLVNDALKALSAAKASTDPATGQKALDYIAQIDKIFWETKKA is encoded by the coding sequence ATGCTTTCCCGCCTGTTTGCCCCCAAGGTCAAGGTCAGTGCCCACTGCGACCTTCCCTGCGGTGTGTACGACCCCGCCCAGGCCCGCATCGAGGCGGAGTCGGTGAAGGCCGTGCAGGAGAAGATGGCCGCCAACGACGACCCGCACTTCCAGGCGCGCGCCACCGTCATCAAGGAGCAGCGCGCCGAGCTCGCGAAGCACCACGTCTCGGTGCTCTGGAGCGACTACTTCAAGCCCCCGCACTTCGAGAAGTACCCGGAGCTGCACCAGCTGGTCAACGACGCCCTCAAGGCCCTCTCGGCCGCCAAGGCCTCGACCGACCCGGCCACCGGCCAGAAGGCTCTGGACTACATCGCCCAGATCGACAAGATCTTCTGGGAGACCAAGAAGGCCTGA
- a CDS encoding CGNR zinc finger domain-containing protein: MELAYYSDYAVRLVNTEEPARGKDALTSVEAVRDLFGPSQSAARRATDADVTRFRSVRARLRAVFEAADSGDERLAVDLLNSLLLEFPVSPQISGHDFRDDDGRPLWHMHLADHPSNATAGYAAIAAMGLAFHLTEHGADRLGLCEAAPCRNAYLDTSTNRSRRYCSDRCATRANVAAYRARKRLEAARPVLPENTGLAADSAQPSSAHGERRSGLRGR; this comes from the coding sequence GTGGAACTGGCCTATTACTCGGATTACGCCGTGCGCCTCGTCAACACCGAGGAACCGGCCCGGGGCAAGGACGCCCTGACGTCGGTCGAGGCCGTCCGCGATCTGTTCGGGCCCAGCCAGTCGGCGGCCCGCCGCGCCACCGACGCGGACGTGACGCGCTTCCGCTCGGTCCGGGCCCGGCTGCGCGCGGTCTTCGAGGCGGCCGACTCGGGCGACGAGAGGCTCGCCGTCGACCTGCTGAACTCGCTGCTGCTGGAGTTCCCGGTGAGCCCGCAGATCTCGGGACACGACTTCCGTGACGACGACGGCCGGCCCCTGTGGCACATGCACCTGGCGGACCACCCGTCGAACGCCACCGCGGGCTATGCGGCGATCGCGGCGATGGGCCTGGCGTTCCACCTGACCGAGCACGGCGCCGACCGCCTCGGCCTGTGCGAGGCCGCGCCCTGCCGCAACGCCTACCTCGACACCTCCACCAACCGCTCCCGGCGCTACTGCTCCGACCGCTGCGCGACCCGCGCCAACGTGGCGGCCTACCGCGCCCGCAAGCGCCTGGAGGCCGCACGGCCCGTCCTGCCCGAGAACACGGGCCTGGCCGCCGACAGCGCCCAGCCGAGCAGCGCCCACGGCGAGCGCCGGTCGGGCCTGCGCGGCCGGTAG